One genomic region from Merismopedia glauca CCAP 1448/3 encodes:
- a CDS encoding cell division protein FtsQ/DivIB gives MNEIVRISPAYLQKRRRHLRHQRRIKLTQFFWRLTLVSGILGGVVWVAQRSDWVVRSPEQIEIRGNRLLSLNSLRSTLPISYPQSLLQVQPQVITKELNSNPAIAKATVNRTLWPPKIQIEIQERQPVALVPLQQKVAGRHQIIPGLLDRQGNWIPLSSYQSATTAFKVPQLEVTGYDNMYRPYWSQVYQKLSASPVKIRQLNWSDPVNLVLQTEIGTVHLGPYTDKFTEQLKVLDRMRQLPNQIQRDRLAYIDLTDPASPSIQLRSSPESAATNSP, from the coding sequence ATGAATGAAATAGTTCGCATCTCACCAGCTTATTTACAGAAGCGCCGCCGTCATTTACGACACCAACGCCGAATTAAGTTAACCCAGTTTTTCTGGCGCTTAACTTTAGTTAGCGGGATTTTAGGCGGTGTTGTTTGGGTAGCGCAACGTTCTGACTGGGTAGTTAGATCGCCAGAACAAATAGAAATTCGTGGTAATCGTTTACTCTCACTGAATTCCCTGCGTTCTACTTTACCTATCTCTTATCCCCAATCTCTACTACAAGTTCAGCCTCAAGTTATTACGAAAGAGTTAAATTCCAATCCAGCGATCGCCAAAGCTACTGTGAACCGGACTCTCTGGCCGCCTAAAATTCAAATTGAAATCCAAGAGAGGCAACCAGTTGCCCTAGTTCCTCTACAGCAAAAAGTCGCAGGTCGCCATCAAATTATACCAGGATTATTAGATCGCCAAGGCAATTGGATTCCGTTATCTAGCTATCAATCAGCTACTACAGCTTTCAAAGTTCCTCAACTTGAGGTGACAGGGTATGACAATATGTATCGCCCCTATTGGTCTCAAGTTTACCAAAAGCTTAGTGCTAGTCCCGTCAAAATTCGGCAACTTAATTGGTCAGATCCAGTTAACTTGGTTTTACAGACAGAAATTGGCACCGTGCATCTAGGTCCTTACACAGACAAGTTCACAGAACAACTCAAAGTTTTAGATCGAATGCGTCAGTTACCCAATCAAATTCAGCGAGATCGCCTTGCTTACATTGATTTAACAGACCCAGCCTCTCCCTCAATTCAACTTAGATCGTCACCCGAATCGGCAGCGACTAATTCACCCTAG
- a CDS encoding S-(hydroxymethyl)glutathione dehydrogenase/class III alcohol dehydrogenase, whose translation MDVKAAVAFAPSQPLSIETVQLEGPKSGEVLVEIKATGVCHTDAYTLSGADPEGLFPAILGHEGAGVVMEVGDEVKSVKVGDRVIPLYTPECRQCEYCLSGKTNLCQAIRITQGKGLMPDGTSRFSLNGQMIHHYMGTSTFSNYIVLPEIAVAKIREDAPFDKVCLIGCGVTTGIGAVINTAKVEPGANVVVFGLGGVGLNVIQAAKMVGANMIIGVDLNSKKRELAEKFGMTHFVNPSEVEGDLVPYLVDLTKGGADYTFECIGNIKVMRQALECCHKGWGVSVIVGVAGAGQEISTRPFQLVTGRVWKGTAFGGAKGRTDVPKIVDWYMNGKINIDDLVNKIMPIEQVNEAFDLMHKGEVIRTVLTF comes from the coding sequence ATGGATGTTAAAGCAGCAGTTGCCTTTGCGCCTAGCCAGCCTTTGAGTATTGAAACCGTACAGCTAGAAGGACCAAAATCTGGGGAAGTTTTGGTAGAAATCAAAGCTACTGGTGTTTGCCATACAGATGCTTATACTCTGTCTGGAGCCGATCCAGAAGGTTTGTTTCCTGCCATTTTAGGTCATGAAGGTGCTGGTGTGGTAATGGAAGTTGGCGATGAGGTGAAAAGTGTGAAGGTAGGCGATCGCGTTATCCCCTTATACACCCCTGAATGTCGCCAGTGCGAGTATTGTTTGAGTGGTAAAACGAACCTTTGTCAAGCAATCCGCATCACGCAGGGTAAAGGTTTAATGCCTGACGGAACGAGTCGTTTTTCCCTAAATGGACAAATGATTCACCATTATATGGGCACTTCTACCTTTTCCAACTATATTGTTTTACCAGAAATTGCCGTGGCTAAAATTCGCGAAGATGCACCATTTGATAAGGTGTGTCTGATCGGTTGCGGTGTAACTACAGGAATTGGCGCGGTGATTAATACCGCCAAAGTCGAACCTGGTGCTAATGTAGTAGTTTTTGGTTTGGGTGGGGTGGGTTTAAATGTAATTCAAGCCGCCAAAATGGTGGGCGCTAATATGATTATTGGCGTGGATCTGAATTCTAAAAAACGGGAATTAGCCGAAAAATTTGGCATGACTCACTTTGTTAATCCCAGTGAAGTTGAAGGAGATTTAGTTCCCTATTTAGTGGATTTAACTAAAGGAGGAGCAGACTATACTTTTGAGTGTATTGGTAATATTAAAGTCATGCGCCAAGCCTTGGAATGCTGCCATAAAGGCTGGGGTGTGAGTGTAATTGTCGGAGTAGCGGGAGCCGGACAAGAAATAAGCACTCGCCCTTTTCAACTGGTAACTGGTAGAGTTTGGAAAGGTACGGCTTTTGGAGGTGCTAAAGGTAGAACTGATGTCCCCAAAATAGTCGATTGGTATATGAATGGAAAGATTAATATTGACGATCTAGTTAATAAAATTATGCCGATTGAACAGGTGAATGAAGCATTTGATTTAATGCATAAAGGGGAAGTAATTCGCACTGTTTTGACATTTTAA
- the fghA gene encoding S-formylglutathione hydrolase, which produces MMANITLVSEYNCFGGKVRFYTHQSTACKAPMRFSVYLPPQAESHKVPVLYFLSGLTCTEENFMVKAGAQRYAAESGLMLVVPDTSPRNTGISGEDDDWDLGTGAGFYVDTTRSPWKQHYQMYSYVIEELPQIIAENFPVKSDRQGIFGHSMGGHGALVCALRNPKKYLSVSAFSPIAAPMQCPWGEKAFSHYLGSDREIWRAYDATELVQTANYHSPILIDQGTADNFLANQLLPDKFAQACEKAGQPLTLRMQAGYDHSYYFIATFMRDHIIEHHAPILHQ; this is translated from the coding sequence ATGATGGCAAATATAACTTTGGTCAGTGAGTATAATTGTTTTGGGGGTAAAGTTAGGTTTTATACCCATCAATCAACTGCTTGTAAGGCTCCCATGCGGTTTAGCGTTTACTTACCTCCCCAAGCTGAATCTCATAAGGTTCCCGTTCTCTACTTTCTGTCAGGTTTGACTTGCACGGAAGAAAACTTTATGGTGAAGGCGGGGGCGCAAAGATATGCGGCGGAATCTGGTTTAATGCTCGTAGTTCCAGATACTAGTCCCAGAAATACGGGAATTTCTGGCGAGGATGATGATTGGGATTTGGGAACGGGTGCGGGATTTTATGTAGATACGACTCGATCGCCTTGGAAACAGCACTATCAAATGTATAGTTATGTAATCGAAGAATTACCACAAATAATTGCTGAGAATTTTCCTGTAAAAAGCGATCGCCAAGGGATTTTTGGGCATTCGATGGGAGGACATGGGGCGTTGGTTTGTGCCCTAAGAAACCCCAAAAAGTATCTCTCTGTATCGGCATTTTCGCCCATCGCAGCACCTATGCAGTGTCCTTGGGGTGAAAAAGCATTTAGCCATTATTTGGGGTCAGATAGGGAAATTTGGCGCGCCTACGATGCAACAGAATTAGTCCAAACCGCTAACTATCATTCTCCAATCCTAATAGATCAAGGAACCGCAGACAATTTTTTGGCTAACCAGCTACTACCAGATAAATTTGCTCAAGCTTGCGAAAAAGCGGGTCAACCCTTAACTTTGAGGATGCAAGCTGGATACGATCACAGTTATTATTTTATCGCTACGTTTATGAGAGATCATATTATCGAACATCACGCGCCGATATTACATCAATAA
- the queF gene encoding preQ(1) synthase, which translates to MSHSSTPETLPPTQETREMKYGEREIAEGQLITFPNPRVGRRYHVNITLPEFTCKCPFSGYPDFATIDLTYVPNLRVVELKALKLYINSYRDRYISHEESVNQILDDFIAACDPLEVTIKGDFTPRGNVHTVIEIHHSKPQLDS; encoded by the coding sequence ATGAGTCATTCATCTACACCAGAAACATTACCCCCTACTCAAGAAACCAGAGAAATGAAATATGGGGAACGCGAAATAGCTGAAGGTCAGCTAATCACATTCCCCAATCCCAGAGTTGGGAGGCGTTACCATGTTAATATCACTTTGCCAGAATTTACCTGCAAATGTCCTTTTTCGGGTTATCCTGATTTTGCGACTATCGATCTGACCTACGTTCCAAATCTCAGGGTAGTAGAGCTAAAGGCATTGAAACTGTATATTAATAGCTATCGCGATCGCTATATCTCTCATGAAGAGTCTGTTAACCAAATCCTCGATGATTTCATAGCTGCTTGCGACCCATTAGAAGTCACGATTAAAGGTGATTTTACACCTCGCGGAAACGTGCATACAGTTATTGAGATACATCACTCAAAACCCCAATTGGACAGCTAA
- the msrA gene encoding peptide-methionine (S)-S-oxide reductase MsrA: MALFGFGKKLELPTVEEALPGRATKMPVPQSHYVNGHPLTEPFPDGLETAMFGMGCFWGAERKFWVQEGVYTTAVGYAAGMTANPTYREVCTGRTGHNEVVKVVFDPKVISYESLLQIFWENHNPTQGMRQGNDTGTQYRSGIYVYSSTQRKLAEASRQAYQKALTANGYGEITTEILDAPEFYYAEDYHQQYLAKNPNGYCGLGGTNVSCPIGVLSDVSQ; this comes from the coding sequence ATGGCATTATTTGGATTTGGAAAAAAATTAGAGTTACCGACTGTGGAAGAAGCTTTACCAGGACGTGCGACAAAAATGCCTGTTCCACAAAGTCATTACGTCAACGGTCATCCGCTAACCGAACCTTTTCCCGATGGCTTAGAAACAGCTATGTTTGGGATGGGGTGTTTTTGGGGTGCAGAACGCAAATTCTGGGTTCAAGAGGGAGTTTACACCACAGCCGTTGGTTATGCGGCGGGGATGACAGCTAATCCTACCTATAGAGAAGTTTGCACGGGTAGAACTGGTCACAATGAAGTGGTGAAGGTGGTTTTTGACCCTAAAGTCATCAGTTATGAATCCCTATTACAGATATTTTGGGAAAATCACAATCCTACCCAAGGAATGCGTCAGGGAAATGACACTGGAACCCAATACCGTTCGGGGATTTATGTTTATTCTTCTACCCAACGAAAGTTAGCTGAAGCTTCCCGTCAAGCCTATCAAAAAGCTTTAACAGCTAATGGGTATGGCGAAATTACTACAGAGATTCTCGATGCTCCAGAATTCTACTACGCAGAAGACTACCATCAGCAATATCTCGCCAAAAACCCTAATGGTTACTGTGGGTTAGGGGGAACTAACGTTAGCTGTCCAATTGGGGTTTTGAGTGATGTATCTCAATAA
- a CDS encoding shikimate kinase, whose amino-acid sequence MEKMRDLGMNHHSISDRTSADTLTERLKGINIYLIGMMGVGKSTIGKLLQSHLKYGFCDTDAVIEQVAKKKITDIFNDEGETAFRDLETQVLEEVCAYTRLVIATGGGIVERSKNWSYLHYGLTIWLDAPLETILSRVASDEGDRPLASQIETRLQKRQPLYSQADLKIDATGTPEAIVEMIITSIPQVLKSDV is encoded by the coding sequence ATGGAAAAGATGCGAGATTTGGGGATGAATCATCATAGTATCAGCGATCGCACCAGCGCTGACACCCTTACTGAGAGATTGAAAGGGATCAATATTTATTTAATTGGGATGATGGGGGTAGGAAAATCTACCATCGGGAAATTACTACAATCTCATCTAAAATACGGCTTTTGCGATACTGATGCTGTCATTGAACAAGTAGCTAAGAAAAAGATTACAGATATTTTTAACGATGAAGGGGAAACAGCATTTCGCGATTTAGAAACTCAGGTATTAGAAGAAGTTTGTGCCTATACTCGCCTAGTCATAGCTACAGGTGGTGGAATAGTGGAAAGAAGTAAAAATTGGAGTTACTTACACTATGGCTTAACTATTTGGCTAGATGCACCTTTAGAAACTATCTTATCACGGGTAGCGAGTGATGAAGGCGATCGTCCTTTAGCTAGTCAAATCGAAACTCGTTTGCAAAAACGTCAACCCCTATATTCTCAAGCTGACCTCAAAATTGACGCTACAGGAACTCCAGAAGCTATAGTAGAAATGATTATCACTTCTATTCCCCAAGTTCTCAAGTCAGACGTGTAG